A part of Leishmania braziliensis MHOM/BR/75/M2904 complete genome, chromosome 30 genomic DNA contains:
- a CDS encoding protein kinase-like protein encodes MLWSDFESPLCDLSGFGGQAAMGPILFAQATAVHYYGSVYYGLTEEMVQRGGSTFSIQLSIPTFPKNITLVRSIMVSILTDSVRLVDDTGTAVHPPRHSAHGEAAAHELNRTNAWPWWRRLVEDILAHSTIEVSPNGDAVKVTFAGRKWVLPAHTSALIIPCLPFSLFEQLGRLGLQDLPNNCLAGDAFLVSKKLLLQLDEARWNPPPEMFVTGGSISIPLTGAASTVSDKFALERQLRVMEGHTCLHTRSAFVRGSHWDIHDNVYRFTPHRGGVQTLCYTPYPDTLPFLCVKLMSSYEVAGPEGVSTDPPQVHADLEFTGTIYGTNLTERDTAVITDELCSDFTSENVFFVDLFFSSSSRVSFLGTFHKRGIYHVCYHREGSPMYVRVSTLLVERGADVVIDSDSPNVLIDQDVKLLQSASVTRLNVQDRGSLNLRQRSLNVSHFVWSGGSISGKGLINCTGYSKITTQGYETRQLTVPLYNYGEMTIDVQRLSMELEGAIHNYGNLTLAVSSMGADSISSVRSSERHNAITNYPGGVIRIIALDERTYALLTGRFVFQGGSVVLLGKVNLTDASSFEESTVTLKSGTFLTAYNVHLGGTVVVEEMSVLTLMRGCVFVSATVSGDGVVRLLGDDVVLNSLTMKGTIRALFGVGLVDPISVVVYGTSQFGEDTLVHVTNANFVTSSVLAKVVFHGRLLADLITVRFIGNMILQVSGVAALYGNMSEDALNFHRTFTKLAGYSLPLTTSFFVPANATMFVIDTSRLDEVVDLSTRDDAATVKDIVPSLDTFNNTVASDPAVVVTQVCEVYLPMSQHLEMRGRLVLRGCVQAPSGGTINGAVLKLEDPADWALLHETFCIFSELETLSLLCRHHLRIAPPLHSGLALGEKVYLRSSASFSLDEIALIHSHTRVPDPVPIVAKDTIIVRAGSTLSLTHGMVMARHIIIEGTLVVNDPRNTVLKGLVEVREEGIIELHGVSAGSCINELLVEGRLYLAPNARALHFRCLSASDDDIAAEDSDTAQASLDGTDTIKSVDRLDAQLRKRALANLRPDMTCPDDVILDYDSRRQFINVYWMRQAYDPPADQPTRQDMMWMTFFGIACCFGTFHILLSMWGYTYKKWWNDVRSPCPLQLTLTWDELSYSAINYLSFCRLIIINFLNAMAAFHPGLPAPLPSVAGILMRGMGLLMPHHQTPISRSRKVGLFYIVWLLAFLYVKKRGSWLISYLRRRQPFLLDVVQKLYTVLTILNFIFLGPLMSSVVDAIAWPTLLRNVPTYEPMRQDIWVAISVISFLSMGVMTPSSILTNQILIPHMDLRVRASNMFLHFSTQMWETVMWKVFYNNPMCVVFNCIFFQLVRLTFLWRFPGTPYKNVNRFMFSLSLQSFYVYLSLTVYAALVRSGVYTSCTQGTTMFRVVAAALVISLFINFWRNVLFVQEQTTATGDVSIDALRCSMLQIRNRIHDLKFEVYACVDPIERENILNAIARMRIEYLEKQERYRFEIHRLLRPFIFSGSDFDGDTPLQSHSSVASYSNDYGNDASNVAPAMSHNTQHSNLLSVEEMETFSCGPALGKGSYGTVHLGILTNGKLVAVKYVSVVSQSPEALASVKAEVNMLRELSHPNIIRYFGAHTIQDTMLVFMEFAVGGSLTSIVRKFTHLTEPVMQLYTFQILKGLQYLHDKGVVHRDIKGENILIDGYGVAKLADFGCSKSLANIANASQEGCGTLVGSPFWMAPEVIRSEAYGTKADIWSVGCTVVEMLNGGEPPWREEFDNVYSAMFYVGSTNEIPQIPEETSDPCRDFLFLCFERDVMKRASADELLQHPWLKSAAAASHSVDTSDNFLSFSSMSSPLPRSVYDGHRSAGFPRNTPDSSHEDLTLLMNGSTT; translated from the coding sequence ATGCTATGGAGCGACTTTGAGTCGCCACTGTGTGACCTTTCGGGATTCGGTGGCCAAGCAGCGATGGGGCCGATCTTGTTTGCCCAGGCCACGGCAGTCCACTATTACGGTTCCGTGTACTACGGGCTGACGGAGGAGATGGTGcagcgcggtggcagcaccttctccatTCAGTTGTCCATCCCAACGTTTCCGAAAAACATTACACTTGTTCGTTCCATCATGGTCTCCATCCTGACAGACAGCGTGCGCCTCGTGGACGACACGGGGACTGCCGTGCACCCCCCGAGGCACTCGGCTCacggagaggcggcggcccaTGAGTTGAACCGCACGAATGCGTGGCCATGGTGGCGCCGCCTCGTAGAGGATATTCTCGCCCATAGTACGATCGAGGTGAGTCCCAACGGAGATGCCGTGAAAGTGACGTTCGCAGGCAGGAAGTGGGTGTTGCCGGCGCACACGTCAGCGCTCATCATCCCCTGCCTGCCCTTTTCCTTGTTTGAGCAACTGGGCAGACTTGGGCTACAGGACTTGCCGAACAACTGCCTCGCTGGAGACGCTTTCCTTGTGAGCAAGAAATTGCTTCTGCAGCTGGATGAGGCGCGGTGGAACCCGCCGCCGGAAATGTTCGTCACCGGCGGGTCCATCTCCATTCCTCtcaccggcgccgccagcaccgtctctGACAAGTTCGCGctggagcggcagctgcgggtgaTGGAGGGGCACACGtgcctgcacacgcgcagcgccttTGTGCGCGGCAGCCACTGGGACATCCACGATAACGTCTATCGCTTTACCCCCCATCGTGGCGGGGTGCAGACCCTCTGCTACACGCCCTATCCAGACACGCTGCCATTTCTGTGCGTGAAGTTGATGAGCTCGTACGAGGTGGCGGGTCCGGAAGGGGTCTCGACGGATCCGCCCCAAGTGCACGCAGACTTGGAGTTCACCGGTACCATCTACGGCACCAACTTGACGGAGCGTGACACAGCGGTCATCACGGATGAGTTGTGCAGCGACTTCACGTCTGAGAACGTCTTCTTTGTCGACCtcttcttcagcagcagctcgcgcgTGAGCTTCTTAGGTACATTCCACAAGCGAGGCATCTACCACGTGTGCTACCACCGCGAAGGCTCTCCGATGTACGTGCGGGTGTCAACGTTACTGGTAGAGCGGGGCGCGGATGTCGTGATCGACAGCGACAGCCCGAATGTACTGATCGACCAAGATGTCAAGTTGCTGCAGTCTGCCTCAGTCACGCGACTCAACGTCCAGGATAGGGGAAGCCTCAacctgcgccagcgcagccTGAACGTGTCGCACTTCGTCTGGTCTGGCGGCAGCATCTCTGGTAAAGGCCTTATCAACTGCACGGGTTACTCAAAGATCACCACCCAAGGCTACGAGACGCGGCAGCTGACCGTGCCGCTCTACAACTACGGCGAGATGACGATTGACGTGCAGCGACTGTCCATGGAGCTGGAGGGGGCGATCCACAACTACGGCAACCTGACGCTTGCCGTCTCGAGCATGGGAGCGgacagcatcagcagcgttCGCTCTTCTGAGCGGCACAACGCGATTACGAACTACCCAGGCGGCGTCATTCGCATCATCGCGCTTGACGAGCGCACCTACGCGCTGCTCACCGGCCGCTTCGTCTTCCAAGGTGGGTCAGTGGTGCTGTTAGGCAAGGTCAACCTCACCGACGCCTCAAGCTTTGAAGAGTCGACTGTGACGCTAAAGAGCGGAACTTTTCTCACGGCCTACAACGTTCATCTTGGCGGCACAGTagtggtggaggagatgtCTGTTCTGACGCTGATGAGAGGGTGCGTCTTTGTTTCAGCGACCGTCTCGGGCGATGGTGTGGTGCGGCTCTTGGGCGATGATGTGGTGCTCAACTCGCTCACGATGAAGGGCACCATTCGCGCTCTTTTCGGCGTCGGACTGGTTGACCCGATTTCTGTCGTCGTCTACGGCACTTCGCAGTTTGGCGAAGACACCCTCGTGCACGTGACAAACGCCAATTTCGTGACATCCAGCGTGCTTGCCAAGGTGGTGTTTCATGGTCGCCTCCTTGCCGACCTTATCACCGTGCGTTTCATCGGCAACATGATTCTGCAGGTCAGCGGTGTGGCTGCGCTATACGGCAACATGTCCGAAGATGCCCTCAACTTTCACCGCACCTTCACCAAGCTGGCAGGCTACTCACTGCCGCTCACCACATCGTTCTTTGTACCGGCAAACGCGACGATGTTTGTGATTGACACCTCTCGCCTGGACGAGGTGGTTGACCTCAGCACGCGTGACGACGCGGCCACTGTGAAGGACATCGTGCCCTCGCTCGATACCTTCAACAACACTGTCGCTAGCGACCCGGCGGTCGTGGTGACGCAGGTGTGTGAGGTGTATCTGCCGATGTCGCAGCATCTGGAGATGAGGGGACGGCTTGTGCTGCGCGGATGTGTGCAGGCGCCGTCGGGCGGCACGATCAACGGCGCAGTACTGAAGTTAGAGGACCCGGCGGActgggcgctgctgcacgagaCTTTTTGCATTTTTTCCGAGTTGGAGACGCTGTCGCTTCTATGTCGGCACCACCTTCGCATCGCTCCTCCCTTGCATAGCGGTTTGGCGCTCGGCGAAAAAGTGTATCTACGCAGCTCCGCGTCTTTCTCCCTCGATGAGATTGCCCTCATTCACAGTCACACGCGTGTCCCCGACCCTGTTCCCATAGTCGCCAAAGACACAATTATCGTGCGGGCTGGCTCAACCCTTTCCCTAACCCATGGCATGGTGATGGCGCGTCACATCATCATCGAGGGCACTCTTGTCGTGAACGACCCGCGAAATACCGTTCTGAAGGGTctggtggaggtgagggaggagggcatcATCGAGCTACACGGTGTTTCGGCGGGGTCGTGCATCAACGAGCTTCTGGTAGAGGGGCGCCTCTACCTCGCGCCAAACGCGCGAGCGTTGCACTTCCGCTGCCTGAGCGCCAGTGATGACGACATCGCCGCCGAGGACAGCGACACGGCACAGGCCAGCCTGGACGGCACGGACACCATCAAGTCGGTGGACCGTCTcgacgcgcagctgcgcaagagAGCCCTGGCGAACCTCCGGCCTGACATGACGTGTCCAGATGACGTCATTCTCGATTACGACTCACGCCGCCAATTCATTAACGTCTACTGGATGCGCCAGGCGTACGACCCGCCAGCTGATCAGCCTACGCGGCAAGACATGATGTGGATGACGTTCTTCGGCATCGCCTGCTGCTTTGGCACGTTTCACATTCTGTTGAGTATGTGGGGGTACACGTACAAGAAATGGTGGAACGACGTGCGGTCGCCGTGTCCATTGCAGCTCACGCTGACGTGGGACGAGCTGAGCTACAGCGCCATCAACTACCTCTCCTTCTGCAGACTCATCATCATCAACTTTCTGAACGCCATGGCCGCCTTTCACCCAGGGCTGCCAGCACCGTTGCCATCGGTGGCCGGCATACTTATGCGCGGGATGGGTCTTCTCATGCCGCACCACCAGACGCCGATCAGCCGTTCCCGAAAGGTCGGTCTCTTCTACATTGTGTGGCTGTTGGCATTTCTCTACGTGAAAAAGCGGGGCAGCTGGCTGATATCGTACCTGCGCCGCAGGCAGCCATTTTTACTGGACGTTGTGCAGAAGCTCTACACGGTGCTGACCATTCTCAACTTCATTTTTTTGGGACCCCTCATGTCGTCTGTGGTCGATGCGATTGCGTGGCCGACCCTGTTGCGCAATGTGCCTACATACGAGCCGATGCGGCAGGATATTTGGGTCGCCATCTCTGTCATCTCCTTCTTGTCGATGGGTGTCATGACACCGTCGAGCATACTGACGAACCAGATCCTCATCCCTCACATGGATCTTAGAGTGCGAGCGTCGAACATGTTTCTGCACTTCTCAACGCAGATGTGGGAGACAGTCATGTGGAAGGTCTTCTACAACAACCCAATGTGTGTAGTCTTCAACTGCATCTTCTTTCAGCTAGTGCGGCTCACCTTTCTGTGGCGCTTCCCGGGGACGCCGTACAAGAACGTGAACAGGTTTATGTTCTCCCTGTCACTGCAGTCCTTCTACGTGTACCTCTCGCTCACCGTGTatgcggcgctggtgcgcagCGGGGTGTACACGAGTTGCACACAAGGCACGACCATGTTCCGcgtcgtcgcggcggcgctcgtCATCTCACTCTTTATCAACTTTTGGCGGAACGTTCTCTTTGTGCAGGAGCAGACGACGGCCACCGGCGACGTCTCTATTGACGCCCTGCGCTGCTCCATGTTACAGATTCGCAACCGCATTCATGACCTAAAGTTTGAGGTGTACGCCTGCGTCGACCCAATCGAGCGGGAGAACATCCTCAACGCCATTGCCCGGATGCGGATCGAGTACCTGGAAAAGCAGGAGCGCTACCGCTTTGAGATAcatcggctgctgcggccgttTATCTTCAGCGGGAGCGACTTTGACGGTGATACACCCCTGCagtcgcacagcagcgtcgcttCGTACAGCAACGATTACGGCAACGACGCATCTAATGTAGCACCGGCCATGTCACACAACACACAGCATAGTAATCTCCTCAGCGTagaggagatggagacgTTCAGCTGCGGTCCTGCGCTGGGCAAAGGCAGCTACGGCACGGTGCACCTCGGCATTCTCACGAACGGCAAGCTGGTGGCCGTCAAGTACGTGAGCGTTGTCAGCCAGAGCCccgaggcgctggcgagTGTGAAGGCGGAGGTAAACATGCTACGTGAGCTGTCTCACCCCAACATCATCCGCTACTTTGGGGCACATACAATCCAAGACACGATGCTGGTGTTCATGGAGTTTGCCGTCGGCGGCAGTTTGACCTCCATTGTGCGCAAGTTCACGCACCTCACGGAGCCCGTTATGCAGCTATACACGTTCCAGATCTTGAAAGGCCTTCAGTACCTGCATGACAAGGGCGTTGTGCACCGCGACATCAAGGGCGAGAATATTCTCATCGACGGCTATGGCGTGGCAAAACTGGCGGACTTTGGGTGCAGCAAGTCGCTGGCGAACATCGCAAATGCCAGCCAGGAGGGGTGTGGCACACTGGTGGGGTCACCGTTCTGGATGGCACCAGAGGTGATTCGGAGCGAGGCTTATGGCACCAAAGCGGACATCTGGTCCGTCGGGTGCACCGTTGTTGAGATGCTCAACGGTGGCGAACCGCCGTGGCGAGAGGAATTCGACAACGTTTACTCTGCCATGTTTTACGTGGGCTCAACAAACGAAATCCCACAGATACCAGAGGAGACATCCGACCCGTGCCGCgacttcctcttcctctgcttcGAGCGGGACGTGATGAAGCGAGCCTCAGCGGACGAGTTGCTTCAGCACCCGTGGCTGAagtcggctgctgcggcgtctCACTCAGTGGACACCAGCGACAACTTCTTGTCCTTTTCGTCTATGTCGTCCCCGTTGCCCAGGTCAGTATACGACGGACACCGATCAGCAGGTTTCCCGCGCAACACCCCGGACAGCTCTCACGAGGACCTGACACTCCTCATGAACGGCAGCACCACTTGA
- a CDS encoding putative Lsm5p, with translation MTTAASSSSAVVIEKKNLIMYVGNRVRVTLDDSSVLSGRLVSLSSCGNLILTDVERQRLLKRRRNRDGVHETSRECYAAVLFVRGSAVVSVGYDSGITTDKSVIDHIGGRDATSSRMVQLANATPSAR, from the coding sequence ATGACGACAGCTGCCTCGTCAAGTTCGGCGGTGGTCATTGAGAAAAAGAATCTCATCATGTACGTCGGTAACCGCGTGAGGGTGACACTGGATGACTCGAGTGTCTTGAGCGGCCGCCTCGTTTcgctgagcagctgcggcaatCTCATCCTGACAGATGTGGAGCGTCAGCGTCTTCTCAAACGTCGCCGCAATCGCGACGGGGTGCATGAGACTAGCCGTGAGTGCTATGCCGCAGTTCTCTTtgtgcgcggcagcgctgtggTCTCAGTTGGTTACGATAGTGGTATTACTACGGATAAATCGGTGATTGATCATATCGGGGGACGGGACGCGACTAGCTCGCGCATGGTGCAGCTCGCCAACGCCACCCCGTCGGCGCGGTGA
- a CDS encoding glyceraldehyde 3-phosphate dehydrogenase,glycosomal, with product MAPIKVGINGFGRIGRMVFQAICDQDLIGKEIEVVAVVDMSTNADYFAYQMKHDTVHGRPKYTVESMKSSPSVKTPDVLVVNGYHIKCVKAQRNPADLPWGKLGVDYVIESTGLFTDKLKAEGHLKGGAKKVVISAPASGGVKTIVMGVNQHEYSPTSHHVVSNASCTTNCLAPIVHVLTKEGFGIETGLMTTIHSYTAAQKTVDGVSMKDWRGGRAAAVNIIPSTTGAAKAVGMVIPSTKGKLTGMSFRVPTPDVSVVDLTFRSTRDTSIKEIDAAIKNASQGYMKGILGFTEDELVSTDFINDNRSSIYDSKATLQNNLPGEKRFFKIVSWYDNEWGYSHRVVDLLRYMASKDAANSKM from the coding sequence ATGGCTCCCATCAAGGTTGGTATCAATGGCTTCGGTCGCATTGGTCGCATGGTGTTCCAGGCCATCTGCGACCAGGACCTTATTGGTAAAGAAATCGAAGTCGTCGCCGTGGTTGACATGAGCACGAATGCCGACTACTTCGCGTACCAGATGAAGCACGATACGGTGCACGGCCGCCCAAAGTATACGGTTGAGTCTATGAAGAGCAGCCCATCCGTGAAGACGCCGGACGTGCTTGTGGTGAATGGCTACCACATCAAGTGCGTGAAGGCGCAGCGCAACCCCGCGGACCTGCCGTGGGGCAAGCTTGGCGTCGACTATGTGATTGAGTCGACTGGCCTGTTCACAGACAAGTTGAAGGCTGAGGGCCATCTCAAGGGCGGCGCGAAGAAGGTCGTGATCAGCGCGCCGGCGTCCGGTGGTGTCAAGACGATCGTGATGGGCGTGAACCAGCACGAGTACTCGCCGACGTCGCACCATGTGGTGTCGAATGCGTCGTGCACGACTAACTGCTTGGCCCCCATCGTGCACGTGCTGACAAAGGAGGGCTTTGGTATTGAGACTGGCCTGATGACCACTATCCACTCCTacacggcggcgcagaagaCGGTGGATGGCGTGTCAATGAAGGACTGGCGCGGTGGCCGCGCGGCGGCTGTAAACATAATCCCCAGCACCACCGGGGCCGCCAAGGCCGTGGGCATGGTGATTCCGTCTACCAAGGGAAAGCTGACCGGCATGTCCTTCCGTGTGCCGACGCCAGACGTGTCTGTCGTGGACCTGACATTTCGCTCGACGCGCGACACATCGATCAAGGAGATCGACGCTGCCATCAAGAATGCTTCGCAGGGGTACATGAAGGGCATCCTCGGCTTTACCGAGGACGAGCTTGTGAGCACCGACTTCATCAACGACAACCGAAGCTCCATTTACGACTCCAAGGCGACGCTGCAGAACAACTTGCCTGGTGAGAAGCGCTTCTTCAAGATCGTGTCGTGGTACGACAACGAATGGGGCTACTCGCACCGTGTGGTGGATTTGCTGCGCTACATGGCCTCCAAGGATGCTGCGAACTCTAAGATGTAG
- a CDS encoding eukaryotic translation initiation factor 3 subunit 7-like protein produces the protein MPFELPELYINPQFSWGPPEEEMQLDDGSPFELYSKADPLEALDWFTYKREADVSDSNSDGEVVATNKRKAFKQVEDNARLNALRTEREKTVMFNPRNNGPHNAKAVAGKKGKDNRNTNQRRNRRKVTELANTYNASAMAVVQHVMKQTDMTKLRMTALPKVIEVGLYGTPPIYNTGIEAATCARPLPLDESKYEEDYFMRGLTTEDPELRKIMGEVQRHPLVVVTDEILSLLMVCTRSSYPWHIRVLNYNNIWILVKGEDSNIDKQWVSETAGHEIRPSEGADNRAERISSLGEESTKVYNCFARAACAKSFAQVKTSRSPFTRKQPRMYSYRRYILHDGTPDRYDIVVRCEVDALMPRTNDRIRCFALLEQCVVSEKDSSWRREGLLKNAASFLPIEYAHNGCKIARWTALSLLSDAKLMKIGFVSCEEKMEKGQRVFDHKQHEVLSVQTYSPASLATQFGIDVSNMWAIVDYIMRPFIEGHSICPSILMKPGDKSELIVVEEEDDDDDSDEDDSEEDGDDGDDKEDE, from the coding sequence atgcCTTTCGAGCTTCCCGAACTGTACATCAACCCCCAGTTCTCCTGGGGTCCTcccgaggaggagatgcagcTGGACGACGGCTCCCCATTCGAGCTCTACTCCAAGGCGGACCCGCTGGAGGCGCTAGACTGGTTTACCtacaagagagaggcggatgTGAGCGACAGCAATAGCGATggcgaggtggtggcgacCAACAAGCGCAAGGCATTCAAGCAGGTCGAGGACAACGCCCGTCTCAACGCTCTGCGCACGGAGCGCGAGAAGACAGTCATGTTCAACCCGCGCAACAACGGCCCGCACAACGCAAAGGCGGTGGCTGGCAAGAAGGGTAAGGACAACCGCAACACCAACCAGCGCCGCAACCGCCGCAAGGTGACGGAGCTGGCGAACACCTACAACGCCTCGGCGATGGCAGTAGTGCAGCACGTGATGAAGCAAACAGACATGACGAAGCTCCGCATGACCGCGCTGCCGAAGGTAATTGAAGTCGGCCTCTACGGTACCCCACCGATCTACAACACCGGCATCGAGGCGGCCACGTGTGCCCGCCCGCTACCGCTCGACGAGTCCAAGTACGAGGAGGACTACTTCATGCGTGGCCTCACCACGGAGGATccggagctgcgcaagatcatgggcgaggtgcagcgccacccgCTCGTGGTCGTCACGGATGAAAttctgtcgctgctgatggtgtGCACCCGCTCCTCTTACCCATGGCACATACGCGTGCTCAACTACAACAACATCTGGATCCTCGTCAAAGGCGAGGACAGCAACATCGACAAGCAGTGGGTGAGCGAGACGGCTGGGCATGAGATCCGGCCGTCCGAGGGCGCCGACAACCGCGCCGAGCGCATTTCTTCTCTGGGCGAGGAGTCGACAAAGGTGTACAACTGCTTTGCGCGTGCAGCGTGCGCGAAGAGCTTTGCACAAGTCAAGACGAGCCGCAGTCCCTTCACCCGTAAGCAGCCGCGCATGTACAGCTACCGCCGCTACATCCTGCACGACGGCACACCGGACCGCTACGACATCGTGGTGCGTTGCGAAGTGGATGCACTGATGCCGCGCACGAACGACCGAATCCGCTGCTTCGCGCTGCTGGAACAGTGTGTCGTGAGCGAGAAGGACTCCTCGTGGCGCCGCGAGGGACTTCTGAAGAACGCTGCCTCTTTCCTGCCCATCGAGTACGCGCACAACGGCTGCAAGATCGCGCGCtggacggcgctgtcgctgctgtcggaCGCGAAGCTGATGAAGATCGGCTTCGTGTCGTGCGAGGAGAAAATGGAGAAGGGACAGCGCGTGTTCGATCATAAGCAGCACGAGGTGCTCTCCGTGCAGACCTACTCGCCCGCGTCGCTTGCCACGCAGTTCGGTATTGACGTGTCGAACATGTGGGCCATTGTGGACTACATCATGCGCCCCTTCATCGAGGGTCACTCGATCTGCCCATCGATCCTCATGAAGCCCGGTGACAAGTCCGAGCTGATcgtcgtcgaggaggaggacgacgatgatgacagcgacgaggatgactcggaggaggacggcgacgacggtgatGACAAGGAAGACGAGTAG